The following are encoded in a window of Castanea sativa cultivar Marrone di Chiusa Pesio chromosome 5, ASM4071231v1 genomic DNA:
- the LOC142635371 gene encoding uncharacterized protein LOC142635371 codes for MESGNCMVVQQQPGDLKTIVVYTSVINPITRQCLKLPPRPLPIPHRFLQLRAGIISSYDGSNDTQISSSFRVVLILSTESNLGQLNIHTFSSDTGEWSDSVPIDGGRLLGFNPFKINNSNSSTCCVIEQPLELEPFHEINCLGLCHGCLRTCQVSGNVHPRLRVWELKDFDNENNGSGAGGKWGLKHELYFSQMVSENSPSLTEYVNDRNWPSPPVISVLAFHPNDGDIMYLLIQLKVVICNLRSRTLEVFCDIPQRGQCHIYAPNTLTSLLPSWPLPFLLLP; via the exons ATGGAAAGTGGTAACTGTATGGTGGTGCAGCAGCAGCCTGGTGATTTGAAAACCATAGTCGTTTACACTAGTGTCATCAATCCAATCACTAGGCAATGTCTCAAGCTCCCTCCACGTCCACTTCCTATTCCTCATCGTTTCTTGCAGCTACGGGCTGGGATCATCAGCAGCTATGACGGCAGTAATGATACACAAATCAGCTCTAGTTTCAGGGTGGTGCTCATTCTTAGCACAGAATCCAACCTAGGCCAACTTAACATTCACACTTTCTCGTCTGACACCGGTGAATGGAGCGACTCCGTG CCCATTGATGGTGGTCGTCTTCTTGGGTTCAACCCGTTCAAGatcaacaacagcaacagcagCACATGTTGTGTGATTGAGCAGCCTTTAGAATTGGAGCCATTCCATGAAATCAATTGCCTTGGACTGTGTCACGGCTGCCTGAGGACATGTCAGGTCTCAGGTAACGTGCATCCCCGTTTGCGTGTTTGGGAGCTCAAGGACTTTGATAATGAAAATAATGGAAGCGGAGCAGGAGGCAAATGGGGTTTGAAGCACGAGCTGTATTTCAGCCAAATGGTTTCAGAAAATTCTCCTTCGCTCACAGAATATGTAAACGACCGGAATTGGCCTAGCCCTCCTGTGATCTCGGTGCTAGCTTTTCATCCCAATGATGGGGATATCATGTATTTGTTGATTCAATTGAAGGTTGTCATATGCAACTTGCGGAGCAGAACCCTCGAAGTCTTTTGTGATATTCCTCAGAGAGGACAGTGTCATATTTATGCCCCGAATACCTTAACCTCTTTGCTACCATCTTGGCCACTCCCATTCCTTCTTCTCCCTTAG